Proteins found in one Panicum hallii strain FIL2 chromosome 4, PHallii_v3.1, whole genome shotgun sequence genomic segment:
- the LOC112890925 gene encoding soluble starch synthase 2-3, chloroplastic/amyloplastic-like → MSSAAASSAFILALSSGTPGGRRRGAPPFRSGASLNFPLWAPPPPPPRAPRDDATVARAEAGPGGRDAAPPERRAGAGADATSRQPNARRKAVSRRRDPVQPVGRYGSGPGNAGASQNGALAGGEIKSIVAAPPASIVKFAGPGYTVILPTQDVAPRAVVPAPEPPLPPSEENFVSRPASIPKPGTDGNAGFGEVDVERVPNPIPPPPPAPEPEPAVQEQEAAWDFKKYIGFDEPDETKDEAGVDADVAGSFEDYENDDPGPLAGENVMNVIVVAAECSPWCKTGGLGDVAGALPKALARRGHRVMVVVPRYGDYAEAFDMGITKYYKAAGQDLEVKYFHAFIDGVDFVFIDAPLFRHRQGDIYGGNRQEIMKRMILFCKVAVEVPWHVPCGGVCYGDGNLVFIANDWHTALLPVYLKAYYRDNGRMQYTRSVLVIHNIAHQGRGPVAEYPYMDLPEHYLQHFELYDPVGGEHANIFAAGLKMADQVVTVSRGYLWELKTVEGGWGLHDIIRSNDWKINGIVNGIDHQEWNPEVDVHLRSDGYTNYSLRTLDAGKRQCKAALQRELGLEVRDDVPLLGFIGRLDGQKGVDIIGDAMPWLAGQDVQLVMLGAGRADLERMLQNLERTHHDKVRGWVGFSVPMAHRITAGADVLLMPSRFEPCGLNQLYAMAYGTVPVVHAVGGLRDTVAPFDPFGDAGLGWTFDRAEPNKLIEALGHCLDTYRKYKESWRAIQARGMSQDLSWDHAAELYEKVLVKAKYQW, encoded by the exons ATGTCGTCGGCGGCCGCCTCGTCCGCCTTCATACTCGCGCTCTCCTCCGGCACCCCCGGGGGACGCAGGCGCGGCGCCCCGCCGTTCCGCAGCGGCGCGAGTCTGAACTTCCCGCtctgggcgccgccgccgccgccaccgcgcgcGCCGCGGGACGACGCgacggtggcgcgcgcggaggccGGGCCGGGGGGCAGGGACGCGGCGCCGCCGGAGCGgagggccggcgccggcgccgacgccaCCAGCAGGCAGCCCAACGCGCGGCGCAAGGCG GTCTCCAGACGGAGGGATCCTGTTCAGCCGGTCGGCCGTTACGGCTCCGGGCCGGGGAACGCGGGGGCCAGCCAGAACGGCGCGCTGGCGGGGGGTGAGATCAAGTCCAtcgtcgccgcgccgccggcgagcaTAGTGAAGTTCGCAGGCCCGGGCTACACCGTGATCCTTCCAACCCAGGACGTAGCGCCGAGGGCTGTCGTCCCGGCCCCGGAGCCGCCATTGCCACCGTCTGAGGAAAACTTTGTGTCGCGACCAGCTTCCATTCCCAAGCCCGGCACCGACGGCAATGCCGGATTTGGAGAGGTTGACGTTGAAAGAGTTCCAAATCCAATTCCACCTCCTCCGCCTGCACCTGAGCCTGAGCCTGCGGTGCAAGAACAAGAGGCTGCTTGGGATTTCAAGAAATATATCGGTTTCGACGAGCCTGATGAAACGAAGGATGAGGCCGGGGTTGATGCAGATGTTGCTGGTTCTTTTGAAGATTACGAGAACGATGATCCTGGTCCTTTGGCTGGGGAGAATGTCATGAACGTGATCGTGGTGGCTGCTGAATGTTCTCCCTGGTGCAAAACAG GTGGCCTTGGAGATGTTGCGGGAGCTCTGCCGAAGGCTTTGGCGAGAAGAGGACATCGTGTTATG GTTGTGGTACCAAGGTATGGGGACTATGCGGAAGCCTTTGACATGGGAATCACGAAATACTACAAAGCTGCAGGACAG GACTTGGAAGTGAAATATTTCCATGCATTTATTGATGGAGTCGATTTTGTGTTCATTGATGCACCTCTCTTCCGGCACCGTCAAGGTGACATATATGGGGGAAATAGACAG GAAATTATGAAGCGCATGATTTTGTTCTGCAAGGTTGCTGTTGAG GTTCCTTGGCACGTTCCATGTGGCGGTGTGTGCTATGGTGATGGCAATTTGGTGTTCATTGCTAACGATTGGCACACTGCACTCCTGCCTGTTTATCTGAAAGCATATTACAGAGACAATGGCAGAATGCAGTACACTCGTTCCGTTCTTGTCATACATAACATCGCTCACCAG GGTCGCGGCCCTGTAGCTGAGTACCCGTACATGGACCTGCCTGAACACTACCTCCAGCACTTCGAGCTGTACGACCCCGTCGGCGGCGAGCACGCCAACATCTTCGCCGCGGGCCTGAAGATGGCGGACCAGGTGGTCACCGTCAGCCGCGGCTACCTGTGGGAGCTGAAGACGGTGGAAGGCGGGTGGGGCCTCCACGACATCATCCGGTCCAACGACTGGAAGATCAACGGCATCGTGAACGGCATCGACCACCAGGAGTGGAACCCCGAGGTGGACGTGCACCTCCGGTCGGACGGCTACACCAACTACAGCCTCCGGACGCTGGACGCCGGCAAGCGGCAGTGCAAGGCGGCACTGCAGCGGGAGCTCGGCCTCGAGGTGCGCGACGACGTGCcgctgctcgggttcatcgggCGGCTGGACGGGCAGAAGGGCGTGGACATCATCGGTGACGCGATGCCGTGGCTGGCTGGGCAGGACGTGCAGCTGGTGATGCTGGGCGCCGGGCGCGCGGACCTGGAGCGGATGCTCCAGAACCTGGAGCGGACGCACCATGACAAGGTGCGCGGATGGGTGGGGTTCTCGGTGCCCATGGCGCACCGCATCACGGCGGGCGCCGACGTGCTGCTGATGCCGTCCCGGTTCGAGCCGTGCGGGCTGAACCAGCTGTACGCGATGGCGTACGGCACCGTCCCCGTGGTGCACGCCGTGGGCGGGCTGAGGGACACGGTGGCGCCGTTCGACCCGTTCGGCGACGCCGGGCTCGGGTGGACGTTCGACCGCGCCGAGCCCAACAAGCTGATCGAGGCGCTCGGGCATTGCCTCGACACGTACCGGAAGTACAAGGAGAGCTGGAGGGCCATCCAGGCGCGCGGCATGTCGCAGGACCTCAGCTGGGACCACGCCGCCGAGCTCTACGAGAAGGTCCTCGTCAAGGCCAAGTACCAGTGGTGA
- the LOC112890252 gene encoding probable glucomannan 4-beta-mannosyltransferase 3 — translation MPGAAAVASLAAAAAGWLDLDGPTATATLRLRRLWPSASPSGGGRVVAAGPSSPLLGWWWSAASWSGVEALRAAWDAARAAAVAPALAAASWACLALSAMLLADAVFLAAASLLAPLRRSRAAGPIAGPGPAPGEDDGDEEAGGRVADYPMVLVQIPMYNEREVYKLSIGAACGLAWPSDRVIVQILDDSTDPTVKDLVELECKFWASKGRNVKYEVRNNRKGYKAGALKQGMLYDYVQQCDFVAVFDADFQPEPDFLMRTVPYLVHDPRVALVQARWEFVNPNEFLMTRIQKMTLDYHFEVEQEAGSSTFAFFGFNGTAGVWRISSIEEAGGWEDRTTVEDMDLAVRVGLKGWKFIYVGDVKVKSELPSNLKAYRRQQHRWTCGAANLFRKTGGEIILTKEVSFWRKLYLIYSFFFIRKVVAHVVPFMLYCVVIPLSVLIPEVTVPVWGVVYIPTAITLLYAIRNPSSLHFIPFWILFENVMSFHRTKATFIGLLELGSVNEWVVTEKLGNSSCTKPVPQILEKPPCRCWDRCTVSEILVAIFLFFCATYNLVHGGDFYFVYIYLQAITFLIVGTGFCGTSSSNS, via the exons ATGCCCGGCGCAGCGGCGGTTGCCTCCTTGgccgcggcggcagcggggTGGCTCGACCTCGACGggccgacggcgacggcgaccctGCGCCTGCGCCGGTTGTGGCCGTCGGCGTCGCCGtcgggcggcggccgcgtcgtcgccgccgggccGTCGTCCCCGCTGCTTGGCTGGTGGTGGTCGGCGGCGTCGTGGTCGGGCGTCGAGGCGCTGCGGGCCGCGTGGgacgcggcgcgcgcggcggccgtggcgccgGCGCTGGCCGCGGCGTCGTGGGCGTGCCTGGCCCTGTCGGCCATGCTTCTCGCCGACGCCGtgttcctcgccgccgccagcctCCTCGCGCCGCTCAGGAGGTCCCGGGCGGCGGGCCCCATTGCCGGCCCTGGCCCCGCCCCCGGCGAGGACGACGGGGACGAGGAGGCGGGCGGCCGCGTCGCCGACTACCCCATGGTGCTCGTCCAAATCCCCATGTACAACGAGCGGGAGGTGTACAAGCTTTCCATCGGAGCAGCGTGCGGGCTGGCATGGCCGTCGGATAGGGTCATCGTCCAGATTCTCGACGATTCCACCGATCCAACGGTCAAG GATCTGGTGGAGCTTGAATGCAAGTTCTGGGCTAGCAAAGGCAGAAACGTGAAATATGAGGTGAGGAACAATCGGAAAGGGTACAAGGCTGGTGCTCTGAAACAGGGGATGCTGTATGACTATGTCCAGCAGTGTGACTTTGTCGCCGTGTTTGACGCGGATTTCCAACCGGAACCTGACTTCCTCATGAGGACCGTCCCGTATCTCGTGCATGATCCTCGAGTTGCGCTTGTTCAGGCACGATGGGAGTTTG TTAATCCCAATGAATTCCTGATGACAAGGATACAAAAGATGACACTAGATTATCACTTCGAAGTAGAGCAGGAAGCAGGTTCATCCACGTTTGCCTTCTTTGGTTTCAACG GAACTGCTGGTGTCTGGAGAATTTCTTCCATCGAGGAAGCCGGGGGCTGGGAGGATCGAACCACAGTGGAAGACATGGATTTAGCAGTCAGAGTAGGCCTCAAAGGATGGAAATTCATCTACGTCGGAGATGTTAAG GTCAAAAGTGAACTACCAAGCAATCTGAAGGCATATCGCCGTCAGCAGCATCGGTGGACGTGTGGGGCAGCAAATTTATTCCGGAAGACGGGAGGAGAGATAATTCTGACTAAG GAGGTATCGTTTTGGAGGAAGCTTTATTTGATCTACAGCTTCTTTTTCATCAGGAAGGTTGTTGCCCATGTGGTACCATTCATGCTCTACTGTGTAGTAATCCCGTTGTCCGTCCTGATTCCAGAGGTCACAGTCCCTGTATGGGGGGTGGTTTATATCCCAACAGCAATAACACTTCTATATGCCATCAGAAATCCTAG TTCTCTCCACTTCATACCGTTCTGGATCCTCTTTGAGAATGTTATGTCTTTCCACCGGACAAAGGCGACATTCATCGGTTTGCTTGAGCTAGGGAGTGTAAACGAGTGGGTTGTCACAGAGAAGCTTGGTAATTCAAGCTGCACCAAGCCTGTGCCGCAGATACTTGAAAAGCCTCCCTGCAGATGCTGGGACAG ATGCACCGTATCAGAGATTTTGGTTGccatcttccttttcttttgtgcGACCTACAACTTGGTTCATGGGGGCGATTTCTATTTCGTTTATATATATCTACAGGCTATAACATTTCTTATTGTTGGCACCGGTTTCTGTGGAACATCTAGTTCCAACTCATAG
- the LOC112890926 gene encoding GDSL esterase/lipase At1g74460, translating into MARERKPLAVALAVALLLGLCRGDVVQFIFGDSLSDVGNNNYLTKSLARAATPWYGIDFGRGMPNGRFCNGRTVADIVGDKMGLPRAPAFLDPSLDADTIFKNGVNYASGGGGILNETSSLFIQRFSLYKQIELFQGTQAFMREKIGAAAADKFFGEGYYVVAMGANDFINNYLLPVYSDSWTYNGDTFVRYMVDTLEAQLRLLHALGARRLTFFGLGPMGCIPLQRYLTSSGGCQESTNKLARSFNAQAGALLARLSSSLPNATFRFGDAYDYFQDIIDRPYMHGFNDSRAPCCTLGRIRPTLTCTPLSTLCKDRSKYVFWDEYHPTDRANELIALETLRKLNITVVNNATSS; encoded by the exons ATGGCTCGCGAGAGGAAGCCGCTTGCCGTGGCCCTGGCCGTGGCGCTGCTCCTGGGTCTGTGCCGCGGCGACGTGGTGCAGTTCATCTTCGGCGACTCGCTGTCCGACGTGGGTAACAACAACTACCTGACCAAGAGCCTGGCCCGCGCCGCGACGCCGTGGTACGGCATCGACTTCGGGCGCGGCATGCCCAACGGCAGGTTCTGCAACGGCCGCACCGTCGCCGACATCGTGGGCGACAAGATGGGCCTGCCGCGCGCCCCGGCGTTCCTGGACCCGTCGCTGGACGCGGACACCATCTTCAAGAACGGCGTCAACTAcgcctccggcggcggcggcatcctAAACGAGACGTCGTCCCTTTTT ATCCAGAGGTTCTCTCTGTACAAGCAGATCGAGCTGTTCCAGGGCACGCAGGCGTTCATGCGGGAGAAgatcggcgcggcggcggcggacaagTTCTTCGGCGAGGGCTACTACGTGGTGGCGATGGGCGCCAACGACTTCATCAACAACTACCTCCTCCCCGTCTACTCCGACTCGTGGACCTACAACGGCGACACCTTCGTCCGGTACATGGTGGACACCCTGGAGGCCCAGCTGCGGCTCCTCCACGCGCTGGGCGCCCGGCGGCTGACCTTCTTCGGCCTCGGCCCCATGGGCTGCATCCCGCTGCAGCGCTACCTGACCTCCTCCGGCGGCTGCCAGGAGTCGACCAACAAGCTGGCGCGGAGCTTCAACGCGCAGGCGGGCGCGCTGCTGGCGCGGCTGTCGTCGTCGCTGCCGAACGCGACGTTCCGGTTCGGCGACGcgtacgactacttccaggaCATCATCGACCGGCCGTACATGCACGGCTTCAACGACTCGCGGGCGCCGTGCTGCACGCTGGGGCGGATCCGACCCACGCTCACCTGCACGCCGCTGTCGACGCTGTGCAAGGACCGGAGCAAGTACGTGTTCTGGGACGAGTACCACCCCACGGACAGGGCCAACGAGCTCATCGCGCTCGAGACGCTCAGGAAGCTCAACATCACCGTCGTCAACAACGCCACGTCCAGCTAG